Proteins encoded together in one Flavobacteriales bacterium window:
- a CDS encoding ribonucleoside-diphosphate reductase subunit alpha, with protein MYVVKRDGRREAVKFDKITARVKKLCYGLDPMVDATQVTLKVIDGIYDGVSTTQLDNLTAEVAATMTVRHPDYAQLASRIAVSNLHKNTKKSFSETMKDLYEYIDPKTGERASLIADDVWAIIQEHAETLDSAIIYDRDFTYDFFGFKTLERSYLLKLDGRVVERPQHLLMRVAVGIHKTDLDSVIATYNDLSEGWYTHATPTLFNAGTPKPQMSSCFLLQLKEDSISGIYDTLKQCAQISQSAGGIGLSIHNLRAKGSYIKGTNGTSNGIVPMLRVFNDTARYVDQGGGKRKGSFAIYIEPWHADIEDFLELKKNHGKEELRARDLFYALWIPDLFMKRVEQNGDWTLMCPNECPGLSDTHSEQFEALYEKYEAEGRGRRTMKAQDLWFRVLESQIETGTPYILFKDAANRKSNQQNLGTIKSSNLCTEIIEYTSADEVAVCNLGSIALPKFVNKGRFDHDKLFEVTMQLTKNLNRIIDNNYYPIPEARRSNMRHRPIGIGVQGLADAFILMRYPFDSVEAKVLNREIFETIHYAALTASKDLAREEGPYETYAGSPISQGLLQPDMWGVRPSDRWEWDALRAEIKQYGVRNSLLLAPMPTASTAQILGNNECFEPYTSNLYTRRVLSGEFIVVNKYLLRDLVKLGLWSEELKNKIIASNGSVAHIPEIPQNLKDLYKTAWEISQKVIIDMAADRGAYICQSQSLNIFMENVNFAKLTSMHFYSWKAGLKTGMYYLRTKAATDAIKFTLDKSKLNEVKSREAGLAEPATNGAAKVAAPALAEAVVEPVLSAPTVTGPVAGELATQRASTLSQAQIACSLDNPDSCEMCSG; from the coding sequence CGGGCTCGACCCCATGGTCGATGCCACCCAGGTGACCCTCAAGGTCATCGACGGCATCTACGATGGCGTGTCCACCACCCAGCTGGACAACCTCACCGCCGAAGTGGCCGCCACCATGACGGTGCGCCACCCCGACTACGCCCAGCTGGCCAGCCGCATCGCCGTCAGCAACCTGCACAAGAACACCAAGAAGTCCTTCAGCGAGACCATGAAGGACCTCTACGAATACATCGACCCCAAGACCGGCGAGCGCGCCAGCCTCATCGCCGACGATGTGTGGGCCATCATCCAGGAGCACGCCGAAACGCTGGACAGCGCCATCATCTACGACCGCGACTTCACCTACGACTTCTTCGGCTTCAAGACCCTGGAGCGCAGCTACCTGCTGAAGCTGGACGGCCGCGTGGTGGAGCGCCCCCAGCACCTGTTGATGCGCGTGGCGGTGGGCATCCACAAGACCGACCTCGACAGCGTCATCGCCACCTACAACGACCTCAGCGAAGGCTGGTACACGCACGCCACGCCCACGCTCTTCAACGCCGGCACGCCCAAGCCGCAGATGAGCAGCTGCTTCCTGCTACAGCTCAAGGAGGACAGCATCAGCGGCATCTACGACACCCTGAAGCAGTGCGCGCAGATCAGCCAGAGCGCCGGCGGCATCGGCCTCAGCATCCACAACCTGCGCGCCAAGGGCAGCTACATCAAGGGCACCAACGGCACCAGCAACGGCATCGTGCCCATGCTGCGCGTGTTCAACGACACGGCCCGCTACGTGGACCAGGGCGGCGGCAAGCGCAAGGGCAGCTTCGCCATCTACATCGAGCCCTGGCACGCCGACATCGAGGACTTCCTGGAGCTGAAGAAGAACCACGGCAAGGAGGAGCTGCGCGCCCGCGACCTCTTCTACGCCCTGTGGATCCCCGACCTCTTCATGAAGCGCGTGGAGCAGAACGGCGACTGGACGCTGATGTGCCCCAACGAGTGCCCCGGCCTGAGCGACACGCACAGCGAGCAGTTCGAGGCCCTCTACGAGAAGTACGAGGCCGAGGGCCGTGGCCGCCGCACCATGAAGGCGCAGGACCTGTGGTTCCGCGTGCTGGAGAGCCAGATCGAGACCGGCACGCCCTACATCCTCTTCAAGGACGCCGCCAACCGCAAGAGCAACCAGCAGAACCTGGGCACCATCAAGAGCAGCAACCTGTGCACCGAGATCATCGAGTACACCAGTGCCGATGAGGTCGCCGTGTGCAACCTGGGCTCCATCGCCCTGCCCAAGTTCGTCAACAAGGGCCGCTTCGACCACGACAAGCTCTTCGAGGTGACGATGCAGTTGACCAAGAACCTCAACCGCATCATCGACAACAACTACTACCCCATCCCCGAGGCGCGCCGCAGCAACATGCGCCACCGCCCCATCGGCATCGGGGTGCAGGGCCTGGCCGACGCCTTCATCCTCATGCGCTACCCCTTCGACAGCGTGGAGGCCAAGGTGCTGAACCGGGAGATCTTCGAGACCATCCACTACGCCGCCCTCACCGCCAGCAAGGACCTGGCCCGCGAGGAGGGTCCCTACGAGACCTACGCCGGCAGCCCCATCAGCCAGGGCCTGCTGCAGCCCGACATGTGGGGCGTGCGCCCCAGCGACCGCTGGGAGTGGGACGCGCTGCGGGCCGAGATCAAGCAGTACGGCGTGCGCAACAGCCTGCTGCTGGCGCCCATGCCCACGGCCAGCACCGCCCAGATCCTGGGCAACAACGAGTGCTTCGAGCCCTACACCAGCAACCTCTACACCCGGCGCGTGCTCAGCGGTGAGTTCATCGTGGTGAACAAGTACCTGCTGCGCGACCTGGTGAAGCTGGGCCTGTGGAGCGAGGAGCTCAAGAACAAGATCATCGCCAGCAACGGCAGCGTGGCCCACATCCCGGAGATCCCCCAGAACCTCAAGGACCTGTACAAGACGGCCTGGGAGATCAGCCAGAAGGTGATCATCGACATGGCGGCCGACCGCGGGGCCTACATCTGCCAGAGCCAGAGCCTCAACATCTTCATGGAGAACGTGAACTTCGCCAAGCTCACCAGCATGCACTTCTACAGCTGGAAGGCGGGGCTGAAGACCGGCATGTACTACCTGCGCACCAAGGCCGCCACGGACGCCATCAAGTTCACGCTGGACAAGAGCAAGTTGAACGAAGTGAAATCCCGTGAAGCGGGACTGGCCGAACCCGCCACGAACGGCGCCGCCAAGGTGGCCGCCCCCGCCCTGGCCGAGGCCGTGGTGGAGCCCGTGCTCAGCGCCCCCACCGTCACCGGGCCCGTGGCCGGCGAGCTGGCCACCCAGCGCGCCAGCACCCTCAGCCAGGCCCAGATCGCCTGCAGCCTGGATAACCCGGACAGCTGCGAGATGTGCTCGGGGTAG